In Leishmania braziliensis MHOM/BR/75/M2904 complete genome, chromosome 23, one genomic interval encodes:
- a CDS encoding putative ubiquitin-activating enzyme e1, which translates to MLSEDEQKRQLYNRQEYVVGSETQARYGSTNVLVVGAKGLGAEIIKNIVLTGVKSVKVLDNAVVTIEDLGTNFFLRPDDVGKPRGAAVAQAAKELNRFVEVSSVSGDPLLHIPVVHVVIYTNAYTSTLTVANDVARENKVRFISCESRGVCGCIFVDGGESLDIVDSDGEDTVTCVVTALSPDGLVTLHEDKNHECETGSKVYFTGLSALPQANTTEPAVPSAWKLFEVAEVISPHTMRLKGIADLVSAGVVVDVGTSAYLHTTKKGRREHYRTLAESLHNPECLMIFDKEEKCVAAATLHAMFTAVARHGNVPTSPAEVETIVKVAQSINPGAEAPIMRMLLPVFGGDLNPMTCFIGGMAAQEALKVCSGKFTPLHQWMYYDAREVLQAWQYGAKTMSASALCSSAAVFPDAPAAPSRYAGQEAVLGHAFQQYLRQQKAFIVGAGALGCELIKNVALMGFGEVSITDMDTIEMSNLSRQFLFRNHHIGRPKSVVAAEAAGHINAEVKITPHEAKMAPETEVIFNEDFWAQQAVILNALDNVASRKYVDSRCLFYQKPLLESGTLGTKCNMQPIIPFVTESYSSSYDPPEKGIPLCTLKNFPNAIEHTIQWARDLFHLLFVSVPADVNQYLDDPVAFANNLRNDPAAADTVMHNVNDALRRWPKNEEECVRLARLLYQEHFNDGFRQLLHNIPLDKRTEDGQLFWSGAKKPPKPQEFNAGSEQDIEFVYHCACLFAKVYQLPPFSLSKEETVRQAAAVTVPHFVPRHAVFATSERQTSQQTSLSSGLTVEQLPVVTQFGTRRMRAEEFDKDDITNHHVQFITYGSNLRARAYNIPAADFNQTKRIAGNIIPAMVTTTSLVTGLVGFELLKYLLIQFHHARKSAAAGTGSSHGEKFYLDADEEPEKLVTLFRSAFVNIALPFIAFSDPIVAQSRSYALPSGKKLRWGIWDRLDISEGRDMFVKELVQLLRDRYELEVFMIALQNGKMIYTEFGGKAADKEKRVSEVAQSKGETLLDGIDYFDLVVTGMIGDDDEVDVPIIRYRYRF; encoded by the coding sequence ATGTTGTCCGAGGACGAGCAAAAGCGGCAGTTGTATAACCGCCAGGAGTATGTGGTAGGGTCGGAGACGCAGGCGAGGTACGGCTCGACGAATGTGCTCGTCGTTGGCGCCAAAGGCCTCGGTGCGGAAATTATCAAGAACATCGTGCTCACTGGCGTGAAGAGCGTCAAGGTGCTGGACAACGCCGTGGTCACCATCGAGGATCTTGGCACCAACTTTTTTTTGCGGCCGGATGATGTAGGGAAGccacgcggtgctgctgtggcgcaggCCGCCAAGGAGCTCAACCGCTTCGTCGAAGTCTCATCTGTTAGTGGCGACCCGCTCTTGCACATCCCCGTGGTGCACGTGGTGATCTACACGAATGCCTACACGTCTACCCTGACGGTGGCGAACGATGTGGCGCGAGAGAACAAGGTGAGGTTCATCAGCTGCGAGAGTCGCGGTGTTTGCGGCTGCATCTTCGTAGATGGCGGCGAATCACTGGACATTGTGGACTCGGACGGCGAGGATACTGTGACGTGTGTTGTGACAGCCTTGTCGCCGGATGGTCTCGTCACGTTACACGAAGACAAGAATCACGAGTGCGAGACGGGCAGCAAGGTTTACTTTACAGGCCTCTCGGCGCTACCGCAGGCTAACACGACAGAGCCGGCGGTGCCGTCGGCGTGGAAGCTGTTTGAGGTGGCGGAGGTAATCTCGCCACACACTATGCGACTGAAAGGCATTGCTGACCTCGTCAGCGCTGGCGTAGTCGTTGATGTCGGGACGAGCGCCTACCTGCACACCACCAAGAAGGGGCGGAGGGAGCACTACAGAACGCTGGCCGAGAGTCTTCACAACCCCGAGTGCCTCATGATTTTCGATAAAGAGGAGAAGTGCGTGGCAGCCGCCACGCTGCACGCGATGTTCACCGCGGTTGCCCGCCACGGCAACGTGCCAACCTCACCCGCTGAAGTGGAGACTATCGTGAAGGTGGCGCAGTCCATCAACCCAGGCGCAGAGGCACCCATCATGCGCATGCTGCTGCCTGTCTTTGGTGGCGACCTGAACCCGATGACGTGCTTCATTGGTGgcatggcggcgcaggaggcaCTGAAGGTGTGCAGCGGGAAGTTCACACCGCTGCACCAGTGGATGTACTACGACGCGcgtgaggtgctgcaggcgtgGCAGTACGGAGCAAAGACCATGTCTGCGTCGGCATTGTGCtcttcggcggcggtgttTCCCGATgcgccggcggcgccatcgcggTACGCCGGTCAGGAGGCAGTGCTTGGCCACGCGTTTCAGCAGTacctgcggcagcagaaggcgTTCATCGTCGGTGCCGGCGCGCTCGGCTGCGAGCTCATCAAGAACGTCGCGTTGATGGGATTCGGTGAGGTGTCCATTACAGACATGGACACAATTGAGATGAGCAATTTGTCTCGGCAGTTTCTCTTCCGCAACCACCATATTGGCCGTCCGAAGTCCGTCGTGGCAGCTGAGGCGGCCGGCCACATCAACGCCGAGGTGAAGATTACACCACACGAGGCCAAGATGGCACCGGAGACGGAGGTGATCTTTAACGAGGACTTTTgggcgcagcaggcggtCATTCTCAATGCGCTGGACAACGTTGCGAGTCGCAAGTACGTGGACTCCCGCTGTCTGTTTTATCagaagccgctgctggagagcgGTACGCTTGGCACAAAGTGCAACATGCAGCCCATCATACCGTTTGTGACCGAGagctacagcagcagctacgaCCCGCCCGAGAAGGGCATTCCGCTCTGCACTCTCAAGAACTTCCCGAACGCGATCGAGCACACGATTCAGTGGGCCCGCGACTTGTTTCACCTGCTCTTTGTCAGCGTTCCGGCAGACGTGAACCAGTACCTGGACGACCCGGTAGCCTTCGCAAACAATCTGCGCAACGacccggctgctgctgatacAGTCATGCATAACGTGAacgacgcgctgcgccggTGGCCCAagaacgaggaggagtgtGTACGACTCGCGCGCCTTCTATACCAGGAGCACTTCAACGATGGCTTCCGCCAGCTTCTGCACAACATCCCCCTTGACAAGCGCACCGAGGATGGGCAGCTGTTCTGGAGCGGCGCAAAGAAGCCACCAAAGCCGCAGGAATTCAATGCCGGCTCGGAGCAGGACATCGAGTTTGTCTACCACTGCGCCTGCCTCTTCGCCAAGGTGTACCAGCTGCCacccttctcgctctccaAGGAGGAGACCGTAAggcaagcagcggcagtgacggTGCCTCATTTTGTGCCCCGCCACGCTGTGTTTGCCACGTCTGAGAGGCAGACGTCGCAGCAGACGTCTTTGTCGAGCGGACTgacggtggagcagctgcccGTGGTCACCCAATTTGGCACTCGCCGCATGCGCGCTGAGGAGTTTGACAAGGACGACATCACAAACCACCACGTGCAGTTTATCACTTACGGCTCCAACCTACGCGCGCGGGCCTACAACATCCCTGCCGCTGACTTCAACCAGACAAAGCGCATTGCAGGCAACATCATCCCTGCCATGGTGACAACCACGTCTCTTGTCACGGGGCTCGTCGGCTTTGAGCTGCTCAAGTACCTTCTCATACAGTTTCACCATGCGCGTAagtccgcagcagcgggaactggcagcagccacggcgaAAAGTTCTACCTTGACGCAGATGAAGAGCCGGAGAAGCTGGTGACGCTCTTTCGCAGCGCCTTTGTGAATATCGCTCTTCCATTCATTGCCTTCTCGGATCCGATCGTCGCGCAGAGTCGCTCGTACGCGCTGCCGAGCGGCAAGAAGCTGCGGTGGGGCATCTGGGACCGCCTCGACATCTCGGAGGGTCGTGACATGTTCGTCAAGGAGCTagttcagctgctgcgtgatCGCTACGAGCTCGAGGTGTTCATGATTGCGCTCCAAAATGGAAAGATGATCTACACTGAGTTTGGTGGGAAGGCGGCGGACAAGGAGAAGCGCGTCTCGGAGGTGGCCCAGTCGAAAGGCGAAACGCTGCTGGATGGCATCGACTACTTTGATCTCGTCGTCACGGGGATGAttggcgacgacgatgaggtTGATGTGCCTATCATCCGCTACCGCTATCGTTTCTAA